In Gopherus flavomarginatus isolate rGopFla2 chromosome 5, rGopFla2.mat.asm, whole genome shotgun sequence, one DNA window encodes the following:
- the LOC127052308 gene encoding LOW QUALITY PROTEIN: acidic mammalian chitinase-like (The sequence of the model RefSeq protein was modified relative to this genomic sequence to represent the inferred CDS: substituted 2 bases at 2 genomic stop codons) → MAKLILLTGLALLLNAQLGSAYLLTCYFTNWAQYRPGLGRFMPDNIDPCLCTHLIYAFSGMKNNQITTIEWNDLTLYKSFNGLKTQNGXLKTLLAIGGWNFGTAPFTAMVSTPETRQTFISSVITFLPQYEFDGIDFDWEYPGSRGSTAQDKGLFTVLVQGMLEAFRQEAKQVNKPRLLVTAAVAAGLSNIESGYQIPQLGQYLDYFHVMTYDFHGSWEGYTGENSPLFQGPADTGSNIYFNIEYAMNYWKNNGAPVEKLIVGFPTYGYTFILTNPSNTAVGAPTSGPGPAGAYTKQCGFWVYYEICTFLKNGATQAWDTPQDVPYAYQSTEWVGYDNIKSFNLKWLTKNNFGSAMVWTIDLDDFTGTFCNQGKFPLISTLKTALGLXSTSCTAPAQPISPITEATSGGGSGSGSSGSGSSSSGGSGFCAGKANGLYPVANNRNAFWNCVNGIIYEQYCQTGLVFDTSCSCCNWA, encoded by the exons ATGGCCAAGCTGATCCTCCTCACAG GTCTGGCACTTTTGCTGAATGCTCAGCTTG GTTCTGCCTATCTGCTGACATGCTACTTCACCAACTGGGCTCAGTACAGACCAGGCCTTGGGCGCTTCATGCCTGATAACATCGACCCATGCCTCTGTACTCACCTGATCTATGCCTTTTCGGGCATGAAGAACAACCAGATCACTACCATTGAATGGAATGACCTGACTCTCTACAAATCCTTCAATGGTTTGAAAACCCA GAACGGATAACTGAAGACCCTCCTGGCTATCGGAGGATGGAATTTTGGAACAGCTCC ATTTACTGCAATGGTTTCCACTCCCGAGACTCGCCAGACCTTCATCAGCTCCGTCATCACATTCCTGCCTCAGTATGAATTTGATGGGATAGACTTTGATTGGGAATACCCTGGCTCCAGAGGCAGCACAGCTCAGGATAAGGGCCTCTTCACTGTCCTTGTTCAG GGAATGCTGGAAGCCTTCAGGCAGGAAGCCAAgcaggttaacaaacccaggctCCTGGTCACCGCTGCTGTGGCTGCTGGGCTCTCTAACATTGAGTCAGGCTACCAGATTCCTCAGCTCGGCCA GTATCTAGACTACTTCCACGTGATGACCTATGACTTCCATGGCTCTTGGGAGGGATATACTGGAGAGAATAGTCCCCTGTTTCAAGGCCCCGCTGACACTGGCAGCAATATCTACTTCAATATT GAATATGCCATGAATTACTGGAAGAACAATGGTGCCCCAGTTGAGAAGCTCATTGTTGGATTCCCAACCTATGGATACACCTTCATCCTGACCAACCCATCCAACACTGCTGTCGGCGCTCCAACCTCAGGACCGGGGCCTGCTGGAGCTTACACGAAACAGTGTGGGTTCTGGGTTTACTATGAG ATCTGCACCTTCCTGAAGAACGGAGCCACTCAAGCGTGGGATACCCCTCAGGATGTCCCTTATGCATACCAAAGCACTGAGTGGGTAGGATATGACAACATCAAGAGCTTCAACCTCAAG TGGTTAACGAAGAACAACTTTGGCAGTGCAATGGTGTGGACAATTGACCTGGATGACTTCACTGGCACGTTCTGCAACCAGGGCAAATTCCCCTTGATCAGTACCCTGAAGACTGCTCTTGGACTGTAGAGCACTA GCTGCACTGCTCCTGCTCAGCCCATTTCTCCAATCACAGAGGCTACCAGTGGTGGAGGAAGTGGCAGTGGAAGCTCTGGTAgtggcagcagctcctccggTGGCAGTGGGTTCTGTGCTGGCAAAGCAAATGGCCTCTACCCTGTTGCCAACAACAGGAATGCTTTCTGGAACTGTGTGAATGGCATCATTTATGAGCAGTACTGCCAAACCGGCCTGGTCTTTGATacaagctgcagctgctgcaactGGGCATAA